A single Malaclemys terrapin pileata isolate rMalTer1 chromosome 3, rMalTer1.hap1, whole genome shotgun sequence DNA region contains:
- the ENPP4 gene encoding bis(5'-adenosyl)-triphosphatase ENPP4, with amino-acid sequence MLSAMKLMFTLFLSGILACYGGNANYNSILLVSFDGFRADYLKNYRFPHLQEFIEDGVLVEHVTNAFITKTFPNHYSIVTGLYEESHGIVANAMYEEDTKKKFSELNDTDPFWWNEATPIWVTNQQQENRRSAAAMWPGTDVKINNTIPHFFMKYNYSVTFEERMENITMWLNNSNPPVTFATLYWEEPDASGHKYGPGDKENMRKVLEQVDNHIGSLIYKLKTLGLWENINVIITSDHGMTQCFPHKLIKLDDCIGRGNYTLVDTTPVAAILPRNNKTYVYNLLKNCSTSMKVYLKEEIPDRFHYHHNKRIQPIILVADEGWTIVQSGSLTKLGDHGYDNALPSMHPFLAAHGPAFRKGYKQNTINNVDIYPMMCHILGLKPQPNNGTFSNTKCLLVDQWCINLPEAIGIVVGVLLVLTTLTCLIIIMKNKVSSPRPFSRLQLQEDDDPLIG; translated from the exons ATGTTGTCCGCAATGAAATTAATGTTCACACTCTTTCTTTCTGGAATTCTAGCCTGTTATGGTGGAAATGCTAATTACAATTCAATACTCCTGGTGTCCTTTGATGGTTTCAGGGCTGACTATCTAAAAAACTATAGATTTCCTCATCTCCAGGAGTTTATTGAGGATGGTGTGTTGGTAGAACATGTTACAAATGCTTTTATCACAAAAACTTTCCCAAACCATTACAGCATAGTGACAGGCTTATATGAAGAAAGCCATGGCATTGTGGCTAACGCAATGTATGAAGAAGATACAAAGAAGAAGTTTTCAGAGCTTAATGATACAGATCCTTTCTGGTGGAACGAGGCAACTCCTATTTGGGTGACAAATCAGCAGCAAGAGAATAGAAGAAGTGCTGCTGCAATGTGGCCTGGTACTGATGTTAAAATTAATAACACAATACCTCATTTTTTTATGAAGTATAATTATTCAGTGACATTTGAAGAGAGAATGGAGAACATTACTATGTGGCTGAACAACTCTAACCCACCAGTTACTTTTGCTACCCTCTATTGGGAAGAACCAGATGCAAGTGGGCATAAATATGGACCAGGAGATAAAGAAAACATGAGAAAAGTGTTAGAACAAGTAGATAATCACATTGGTTCACTTATTTATAAACTCAAGACATTGGGATTGTGGGAGAACATTAATGTCATAATTACAAGTGATCATGGAATGACCCAGTGTTTCCCACACAAGCTGATTAAACTGGATGACTGCATTGGCCGTGGTAACTACACTCTAGTAGACACGACACCAGTTGCTGCAATACTACCAAGAAATA ACAAAACATATGTATATAACTTACTGAAAAACTGCAGCACTTCCATGAAGGTGTATCTTAAAGAAGAGATtccagacagattccattaccaTCACAATAAGCGCATTCAACCCATAATTCTGGTTGCAGATGAGGGCTGGACAATTGTACAAAGTGGGTCACTTACAAAAT TAGGTGACCATGGCTATGACAATGCTCTCCCAAGCATGCATCCGTTCCTGGCTGCTCACGGTCCTGCTTTTCGCAAAGGCTACAAGCAGAACACAATTAATAATGTTGATATCTACCCAATGATGTGTCACATCCTCGGATTAAAACCTCAGCCCAATAATGGAACCTTCAGCAACACCAAGTGCTTGTTAGTTGACCAGTGGTGCATAAATCTCCCTGAAGCAATTGGAATAGTTGTTGGTGTCCTCCTAGTGTTAACTACTCTGACCTGCCttataataataatgaagaatAAAGTGTCCTCTCCACGTCCGTTCTCCCGACTTCAGCTACAAGAGGATGACGATCCCTTAATTGGATAG